The genomic interval CTCGTCGTCGGGTCGGTACCCTGGAACGGTTCGTCCAGCACCAGCAGGTCGGGGTCGTGCGCAATTGCCCGTGCGAACTTTGCCTTCTGCCGCATCCCGCGCGAGTAGGTGCGGATGCGCCGCTCCATCGCGTCGCCGAGGCCGACGTCATCAAGCAGCGCCGCGGCGCGCTCGCCCGCTTCATCCGGGGCGACACCCTGCAGTTGCAGGAAGTGCGCGACGTATTCGCGGGCAGTCATGTGGTCATAGAAGCAGTCGTATTCCGGGACGAAGCCGAAACGGCTGCGCAGCTCCCAGTCGCTGGCCGGATCGCGTCCGTCAATGCGGACGTGTCCCAGCGACGGCCGTGCCAGCCCCAGCACCAGCTTCATCAGCGTGCTCTTGCCGGCGCCGTTGGGGCCGAGGATGCCGGTGATGCCCGGGCCGAGCTCGAGCGAGACGCTGGAAACTCCCTGCACCAGCCCGTAGTTCCGCGTCGCGGCCTCGAGGACGATGCTCAATGGGTCACCTCCAGCCGCTGCAGCCGCAGCGTGACCGCCGAGGCGGTCGCCGCCCAGATTGCCGCCAGCAGCAGCAGCGGCGTGCGCCAGCCGAGGTCAATCCGGAAGAAAAATCCGTAGACTGTGACCCACTGCGGCGCATCGAACATCTCGTGACCCACCATGTCGAGCAGGTGCAGCACCGAGAATAGCAGGATGCGCTCGTCCTGCACCAGCCCATAGCCAGTCTCAACGAGGAACGACGGGAAATAGACGGCGAGGAAGAAGCCGACCGCAGCGTAACCGCTGCGACCGGTCAGCGCCGAGCACGCCAGCGCCAGCAGCGAGAAGGTAATCGAGACCAGCAGCCCGTAACCGACCGTCGCCAGCAGCATCCAGCGATAGTCACCGAACCATCCCAGTGCGTAGCCGGAGTCGGTCCACTGCGCCAGCGCTAGATAGAGGTTGGGCGCCAGCGCCGCCAGCAGGAAGAGCAGCAGCAGCGTTAGCAGTCGCGCCAGCAGGTAGTCGACGCGGGTCAGCGGCCGCGCGAGGTAG from Candidatus Poseidoniia archaeon carries:
- a CDS encoding ABC transporter ATP-binding protein; translated protein: MSIVLEAATRNYGLVQGVSSVSLELGPGITGILGPNGAGKSTLMKLVLGLARPSLGHVRIDGRDPASDWELRSRFGFVPEYDCFYDHMTAREYVAHFLQLQGVAPDEAGERAAALLDDVGLGDAMERRIRTYSRGMRQKAKFARAIAHDPDLLVLDEPFQGTDPTTRRLLMELIRNWADAGRTILLSSHILHDVEALTDRIVFLSGGQMLAVGDRHAIQKLMPHVRQKVRLTPADAGQRPQLARLLLEQPSVEGVSLQRDWVEVDTTDAEAFHALLPPLLRKAKIAIHGIDSPGEDLEALYEKLVGGEQWEA
- a CDS encoding ABC transporter permease subunit, with translation MSEARVMERYRRYTAALADRRTIVWGMGWREFERLVRNRWVLLVIGLAWAQTLLIALIVMPQGFFTPQEIHLRLYGDLAGGGIRIQLVLLAAITGSQLVSRDLSDQSIHLYLARPLTRVDYLLARLLTLLLLFLLAALAPNLYLALAQWTDSGYALGWFGDYRWMLLATVGYGLLVSITFSLLALACSALTGRSGYAAVGFFLAVYFPSFLVETGYGLVQDERILLFSVLHLLDMVGHEMFDAPQWVTVYGFFFRIDLGWRTPLLLLAAIWAATASAVTLRLQRLEVTH